From Melitaea cinxia chromosome 3, ilMelCinx1.1, whole genome shotgun sequence, one genomic window encodes:
- the LOC123669713 gene encoding uncharacterized protein LOC123669713 has product MQDVYKNVLTCNYQIIVLTETWLNDNIFTAEILDHRYQVFRRDRQSNTFDKGKDGGGVLIAVSKSLSAFRNTNLESSCEDLWVTIDYVSKNMCMKINLCAIYLPPPVTIEVISHFTNKLQKNINNLENVLLVGDFNLSRIEWIQHMSISHVVPRISGGVVCSTLIDFAAYASFKQYNNIKNKQQKILDLVFSNTSCPLTVTNPTDILSSVDSYHPPIEINLTFEKQKPLKPKTNTVLQFYKADYNSIREKLLSVDWNEKLDLSLTVDEITQIFYSVINNIIQEEIPKKRPTKNNYPVWYTISLIKILKEKEKHRIAMKKFNNKLDEFEYNLLKKRCRILINKSYSEYIKNVQINVVKDPKRFWSYIKAKRKNDSNIPSCMKFRVEIVSDGEGIANLFCRHFSSVYTVPQATSHCHAGHVVSAFDSRCLTSIHITKSEIETQLKKLNIAKGYGNDCIPPIFFLKNAEPLAIPLQIIFNKSLNDVLTKVFEKIICIHITWHTKQMLGEQQHGFVAKRSVATNLVSFVEQLLSHMGSGEEVDAIYGDLSEAFDKVDHNLLL; this is encoded by the exons ATGCAGGATgtctataaaaatgtattaacatGTAACTaccaaataattgttttaactgAAACGTGGcttaatgataatatatttacagcTGAAATTCTGGATCATAGATATCAGGTATTTAGGAGGGATAGACAGTCTAATACGTTTGATAAGGGTAAGGATGGTGGAGGTGTTCTTATCGCTGTATCGAAATCTCTTAGTGCATTCCGCAATACTAATTTAGAAAGCTCATGTGAGGACCTGTGGGTCACTATCGACTATGTCAGCAAGAATATGTGCATGAAAATTAACTTATGCGCGATTTATTTACCACCCCCTGTTACAATTGAGGTTATTTCACACTTTACtaataagttacaaaaaaacattaacaatttGGAAAATGTCTTATTGGTTGGGGATTTCAATCTTAGTCGAATTGAATGGATCCAACATATGTCTATCTCGCACGTTGTACCAAGGATTTCTGGTGGTGTTGTCTGTTCAACTCTGATCGATTTCGCTGCATATGCATCTTTCaagcaatataataatataaaaaataaacaacagaaAATATTAGATCTTGTCTTCTCAAACACCTCATGCCCTCTGACTGTGACTAACCCAACCGATATATTGAGCAGTGTTGATTCATATCACCCTccaatagaaattaatttaacatttgaaAAGCAAAAACCACTTAAACCTAAAACAAATACCGTGTTGCAATTTTATAAGGCTGACTATAACAGTATTAGGGAAAAATTGCTAAGTGTGGATTGGAACGAAAAACTAGATCTTTCGCTCACAGTTGATGAGATTACACAAATTTTTTACAgtgtcataaataatataatacaagaaGAAATACCAAAAAAGAGACCCACTAAGAACAATTATCCTGTGTGGTACACTATCAgccttataaaaatactaaaagaaaaagaaaagcaTAGAATAGCAatgaagaaatttaataataagttagaTGAATTTGAATATAACTTGCTAAAAAAGAGATGtagaattttgataaataaatcatactctgaatatattaaaaacgtacAAATTAATGTGGTTAAGGATCCCAAACGTTTTTGGTCTTACATAAAAGCTAAGCGTAAAAACGATAGTAACATTCCTAGCTGCATGAAGTTCAGAGTTGAAATAGTTTCAGATGGTGAAGGGATAGCCAATCTTTTTTGTAGACATTTTTCATCTGTGTATACTGTCCCACAAGCTACTAGTCACTGTCACGCTGGGCATGTGGTTTCAGCGTTTGATTCTAGATGTTTGACAAGTATACATATTACAAAGTCTGAAATTGAGACTCAgctgaaaaaattaaacatagcCAAAGGTTACGGAAATGATTGTATACCaccaattttctttttaaaaaacgcaGAACCACTTGCTATACcccttcaaattatatttaataaatctttaaacgATG TACTAACAAAAGTATTTGAGAAAATCATCTGCATACACATTACTTGGCACACGAAACAAATGTTAGGCGAACAACAACATGGCTTTGTAGCCAAGCGATCAGTGGCTACTAACTTGGTATCTTTTGTTGAACAGCTGTTGTCACATATGGGTTCCGGGGAGGAAGTAGATGCTATTTATGGGGATTTAAGTGAGGCGTTTGATAAAGTGGACCATAATTTACttctttga